CTACGCCTACTAATGTAAACATAGGACCTGGGCAAGCACCGGCCAAGGCCCAACCCAATCCAAAAAGTATTCCACCGAACATATATCTGCTAAAACTCTTGGCCTTGGGTGGAATTTGTATAGTTTCCCCGTAAAATGATTTAATAGGCACTCTTTTTATCAGTTGCACCAATACAATTCCAATAATCACCGTAGAACCAATGATTCCGTACATATGGAAGGATTCGAACTTGAACATCTCATAGATCCTGAACCATGAGGCAGCTTCGGATTTGAACATGGTGATTCCAAATACGATTCCGATCAATAAATAGGACACTGTTCTCATACTTCTAAAATATTAGAGGGAAAATAAGGTGGATCATGGTCAAACCCCCGATAAAAAACCCGAAAACGGCAATCAGGGAAGGAAACTGAAGGTTGCTGAGGCCTGAAATAGCATGGCCAGAGGTGCAACCCCCAGCATAACGTGTTCCAAAGCCTACCAATATACCGCCTATGATCAATAGTCCAAGACTTTTGATATCGGTCAAGGCATTCATATCGAAAAGTTCCGTGGGCAAATAGGCCTTGCCCGCACTTTCAAATCCAAGTCCCTTAAGGTCCGTAACCGTATCCGGATTGATAGCAACGGCAGCATCCGTTGTCATAAAATGTGAACCAATAAAACCACCAATGATGGCGCCCAGAACAACAACTAGGTTCCAGCGTTGCGCCTTCCAATCGAATCTAAAAAAATCAGATGTCTTTCCTGCACCACAAATGGTGCACATGGTTCTAAGGTTGGATGACATTCCAAAATTCTTCCCCACCATCAAAAGCAGAAACATGACCAAGGCAATCATAGGCCCGGAGACATACCAGGGCCAGGGTTCATAAATCCAGTCCATATCAATTTTTAAGTCACAAATATATGACTTTGATCAGGTTTATGTATGTAACAATGGTTACATAGGTCTTAATCAGGTTTGAGAAGCCGTTTATTTAGCTTTTATAGAACACCATGGATTCTGAAAACATATTCTGAGCAAAAGTTCACTATAGCTTTAAACCGGTAATCAGACCATACAATTTTGACCGGATACAATGGATGGTACGGAAGTTTTTTGGGGGATTACGAGGCGTTTCTGGTTCCACCATGACCCCCGGCAACTATTACCAATATTTTTAGGCTTAGCCAGATGAACTTAAAAAACTGAATAATGGGGTTCATCATAAAGAAACGCTTTGATTTTGAAATTCGCTGTGTCATTATCGTTTTGTTTGGATTTTATGAAATTCTTATTCTGGAATGAGCCACCAAAAGGGTCTCATTTTAGCTTTGTAAAGAAATGCATAGTGTAGGGCAAGTTTTAGCCAATGACCTGCCAAACCAATTTCTCCAAAGGTTTTTTTCAATTGCCTGCCTTGGGTATCTGGGTATTTTTTGTAATCGGGCACAATGGGATAGGTGGTGATACTTATGCCACTGCCTTGGGTCATTCCGTATCCTGCTGAAGCAATGCAGGCCGCCCCCATGTTTCCTAGGGACCCTTTGTGGTGCAGTTCCTTCTTGCCATGGATGGTATCTATGATATTGTCCGCAACCAACTTTGCCGTAATTCCAGATGGCATTCCGGTTCTTGGTGGGGCAGGGGAAATAGCCGTTCCGTTTTTACTGACCCTAGGTTTTGAAATGGCATGGGGTGGCGCAAAGGCAATGCCCGGGGCAAATATATTTTTATAGGAAGGGTTTTGATAGGTTTCCGGCCAGTCCTGCACGCTCCATTCCTCGTAAGGTTTTGGTGTATAATCTGCATCCACAATCATAAAACCTTTGAATAGTTTCTCAGTAATATCATTGTCATTTTTATCATAGGCTTTGAACCCATGACCAGAAAAGGCAGGTATGAGCATCGCAAAATCATAGGTTTCTGATTTGAACTCACCTTCAAGATTTTCATAATGTGCGACCCCGTCTTCAATTTTGTTCACGCCTGCGCCCAATATCCATTTTATGCCGCGGTCCTCAAAAACCATTTCCACCATTTCATTGGATTTCATGATATTACTTCCATAGCTCAAAAGCATTCCGTCCATGCCAAAATCGCCCAATTTGGATTCATTGGATATCCAGACGATTTCTGCCATTTGCCGAACCTTATGCCGCCGGAGTTCTTGTTCCACATTTAAAATATATTCAAATGCTGCGCCTTGGCAGGTTGACTTTGCATGTCCGGTTCCAATTAAGATTTTGGCTTTTTTACCTTTTTTCATTTGTTGAATAAGGTCATCCAATGCATGCCAAGCATGTTCCGCATGGGAATAGGTACAAACGGAATATGCTTTGTTGGTGCCAGGGTTTAGTCCTTCGGTCATATCAAAAGCGAGCTTTGGACCGGTAGCGTTTATCAAATAGTCGTAAGTAACCTTTTCTTTTTGTCCCTTATTTTCTCCAACTATATATTCAATGCTTACAAAGGGCTTGTCGGTTTCCTCGTCGCCTTCCGGATAAAAGGTCGTTACCTTGGCCTGTTTATAGCGAATACCTTTTTTCTTATACAGAGGCTCAAGCGGAAACAGAATTTCCTTTGATTCCATTCTTCCAATTCCTACCCAGATATTGGAGGGAATCCATTGGTAATTGCTGTTTGGTGATATGACAACAACCTCATGTGCTTTTGACAATTTCCTTCGCAGGTGGGTCGCTGCCACGTGACCTGCAATACCGGCACCTAATACGACTATTTTGGACATGGATATAATTTTGTACTAAATTTAAAGCCTACTTTAATTACCCACAGTTACCAATGTTACACAAAAATAGAGCACCCAATTGGGTGCTCTTCGAAATACAGTTATCGCTCATACCTTAATAACTGGTATCGTCCAATTTTACCTTACCATGAAAGGTTTTGTATAAAAATAGAAAGTAGCCCGCTAATAGAGGCGCACCGATCAATACGATGGTCAGCATGATGCCCAATGATTTTTGTGAAGATGCCGCATTATATATAGTAACGCTATACTTTGGATCAATAGTTGATGGCAACAACACGGGATACAATTGAAAGGCTACCAGCATTAACAAAAATGCCATGATCAACGATGAAAAGACCAAGGCTTGAGAATATCGCTTTTTGGATACCAATCTGGGAACGTTGGCAACTGCCAAAAAAGCTAGAACTGGTAGTATAAAAAATATAGGCTGTTCCTTAAATTTATCGGTTACTCCATGTAGAAAAGTGAGCGTATATAATGAGGTAGTGGCAAAGCTTATGATAAAGAAAACCATACCCTTTTTTAAGAGGTAATTAAGTCTATCGTGCAGTTTGCCTTCGGTCTTCAATAACAGAAAGATTGCACCCTGTGTCATAAAAATGGATAGGGTGGTAAGGCCCGTCATCAGGGCATACGGATTTAAAAAGGTTAAAAAGATACCGCCCTTGTATACAAAATTCTCATGTAGTTCAAAACCTTGTAGAATGTTGCCTAGAACAACACCCAATAAAAAGCCTATCAGGGTGTTGGATACGAAATAAACGATATCCCATATTTTTCGCCACCATGTCATTTCTTCCGAGCTTCTAAATTTTATGGCTGCCGAACGCAGTACGAGCAGCATCAAGAATAACATAAAGGGAATGTACATGGCGGATAGCATGGTGGCATACATAACCGGAAAACCCGCGAACAAGGCACCCCCACCTATAATCAACCAGACCTGGTTGGCATCCCATAACGGGCCGATAGCATTTATCGCGATGCGCCTGCTCATATCTTTTTTAAAAAACAGATGCCATGCGCCTGCGCCGTAATCAAAACCTTCTAAAATTGCATAGCCGGAAAATAAAAGCCCAACGACCAAGTACCATAAGGTGGGATAATCAATACCTAAAATTGTTTCCATGATGTCGCTTTTACGTGTATTTTAAAAATTCGTTCGGATTTTTGGACTCTTCATAGGGTCCGTGTTTTATCTTTTTGTTCAAGGAGTACAAAAACAATAAAAACAAGATGGCATAAACGACTAAAAATAAAATCAGGGAGAAAAGAATTTGATTTGATGAAACTTCCTGTGAAAATGCCTCACTAGTTTTTAAGTGGCCATAGACCACCCAAGGTTGCCTTCCCATTTCAGCGGCAAACCAGCCCACTTGGTTGGCTATCTGTGGTAGCAAAACTGAAAACATGAAGATTCGCAACAGCCATTTTTTATCGAACAACGTCCCCCGCCACCATAAAAAGCTTGCATAAAGGGTCAACAAGATCAAAAACATTCCAATGGAGACCATGATATGGTAAAATTGAAATACCGCATTGACCTGTGTAGGTATTTCGTCCTTGGGAAAGGCATTCAAACCCTTTATGGGCGCCTCAAAATCCTGATGTACCAAATAGGACAATCCACCGGGAATCGCTAGACCGGTCACTTCTTGTTTTTCATTATTTACCCACCCCAATAAATATAGGTCAGCCGCTTTTGAAACATCATAATGACCTTCCATCGCGGCTAATTTAGCGGGTTGGTTTTTGGCGACGCCATCCGCAGAACTGTGTCCGGATACCAATTGCATTAGAGATATTATGGTCGCTATAAGCAATGAAATCTTGAATGCTTTTTTGGATATTTCAACGAACCTGCCCTTTAAAAGATAATAAGCATGTACACTTAGTACCATAAAGGCCCCTGCCAAAAATGCCCCTTGCCAAACATGAACAATTCTATCTATGCTCGAAGGATTAAAAACCATGGCCCAAAAATCTGTCACCTCTGCCCGGGCGTTGAGTCCTTCGCCTACAATATGATATCCCGCTGGGGTCTGTTGCCAACTATTTGCCACAACGATCCAAATTGCTGAAAACATGGAACCCAAAAAAACACCTATAGTAGAGATAAAATGGACTTTTGGTGAAACACGGTTCCAGCCAAAAATCAAAATACCCAAAAAGGTACTTTCCAGGCCAAAGGCGAACAAGCCCTCCGCTGCCAAGGCACTACCAAAAATATCTCCTACGTATTTAGAGTACACGGACCAGTTGGTGCCAAACTCAAACTCCATAATAATTCCCGTAGCCACACCAATTCCAAAAGTTATGGCGAATATTTTTAACCAAAAACGGGTGAGAACTTCGTATTGTTTGTTTCCTGTCTTAAGATAAAGACCTTCCAAAACAACCATGATCAGACCAATTCCTATGCTTAGCGGGGGATAAATATAATGGAATGCTACGGTGAAGGCGAATTGGATACGGGCGAGAATCTCTACATCCATAAGAAAAGTTTTTCCAAAAATATATACTGATCTAATGATACTTGGTAACCCTGGTTACATAAATTTTATTTTAACATTTGGTATCTGTTCCAAGTATTCCGCTGAAACATCCTTACAGGGCCTATACTCCTTCAGTCATTAATCTATTTTGACTATAAATATATTTGTGATTTCATGTGCTGATTAAGAAATGCCCAAGCATTTATAATTCATAATGTGACTTTAGTCACATTATGATAGTCTTTTACTAGCTAGATTTGCACCGTGAAAACAAAGGGTCTATTTATAGCTATTGTATTCTTGGCCATTACCATGACCAGTAGCCTCAAAATTGCAGCTACATTGGGATATTATGCCCTATTTACCCAGGACTTCATTGAACGCTATTGTGAAAACAAGGAAAGACCTGAATTGAAATGTGATGGTAAATGTACGCTCTCCAAAATGTTACAACAGAAAAAGCAGGAGGAAAACAAGCCCATAAATATAGATTGGCTCAAAACGGAGACGATACTCTTTTTAGGAAGCGTATGTTCCATTAAATTTGAAGCTTTTCCTATTAATAAAACAAACGGGTTTCTTCACACCGATTTATATCGTTTTCATTACATCCAAAAAATGATTATACCACCCTGGAATTAGGTTTCATTTACCATTCCCAGTTACCGGAGTACTTAAGACTCACGGTACATGTTCTATGTATAATTATTAAAGCTTAAAGATGAATCTTAAGTATTTTAGGTTGCTAGTGGCGTTGCTTCTGGTAAACCTTCTGAACGCGCAAAATTTTAAAGGTAAAATAGTATCCGAAAACACTAAGGAGGCACTGTCCGGGGCCCATATTCAAGTCAAAGAAGGGGAGGCCACTTACACCAATATGCATGGCGAATTCCAAATGCACTTGAAGCAAACAGGGCAAAAAATCATTATATCCTTTATGGGGTTTGAAACCAAGGAAATCCAAGTAAGCCCCTCGGACGAAATCATGGTAATTTCCTTACATGAAGCTCCCATACAAATCCAGGGCGTATTGGTAACCGGACACATTAAGAATGATCCCGCATTTACCATGGAATCCAATGACTATGTTAAGAAAATTGTACAACCAAGAAATGTGGCGGACCTATTCGCCGATGTCAATGGTTTTTCCTTGATAAAGCGGGGAAACTACGCCATCGATCCTAGTT
Above is a window of Maribacter algicola DNA encoding:
- a CDS encoding DUF6691 family protein, producing the protein MRTVSYLLIGIVFGITMFKSEAASWFRIYEMFKFESFHMYGIIGSTVIIGIVLVQLIKRVPIKSFYGETIQIPPKAKSFSRYMFGGILFGLGWALAGACPGPMFTLVGVGYVPIIVVIIASIFGTFLYGLIKDKLPH
- a CDS encoding YeeE/YedE family protein, with the translated sequence MDWIYEPWPWYVSGPMIALVMFLLLMVGKNFGMSSNLRTMCTICGAGKTSDFFRFDWKAQRWNLVVVLGAIIGGFIGSHFMTTDAAVAINPDTVTDLKGLGFESAGKAYLPTELFDMNALTDIKSLGLLIIGGILVGFGTRYAGGCTSGHAISGLSNLQFPSLIAVFGFFIGGLTMIHLIFPLIF
- a CDS encoding NAD(P)/FAD-dependent oxidoreductase gives rise to the protein MSKIVVLGAGIAGHVAATHLRRKLSKAHEVVVISPNSNYQWIPSNIWVGIGRMESKEILFPLEPLYKKKGIRYKQAKVTTFYPEGDEETDKPFVSIEYIVGENKGQKEKVTYDYLINATGPKLAFDMTEGLNPGTNKAYSVCTYSHAEHAWHALDDLIQQMKKGKKAKILIGTGHAKSTCQGAAFEYILNVEQELRRHKVRQMAEIVWISNESKLGDFGMDGMLLSYGSNIMKSNEMVEMVFEDRGIKWILGAGVNKIEDGVAHYENLEGEFKSETYDFAMLIPAFSGHGFKAYDKNDNDITEKLFKGFMIVDADYTPKPYEEWSVQDWPETYQNPSYKNIFAPGIAFAPPHAISKPRVSKNGTAISPAPPRTGMPSGITAKLVADNIIDTIHGKKELHHKGSLGNMGAACIASAGYGMTQGSGISITTYPIVPDYKKYPDTQGRQLKKTFGEIGLAGHWLKLALHYAFLYKAKMRPFWWLIPE
- the cydB gene encoding cytochrome d ubiquinol oxidase subunit II, with the translated sequence METILGIDYPTLWYLVVGLLFSGYAILEGFDYGAGAWHLFFKKDMSRRIAINAIGPLWDANQVWLIIGGGALFAGFPVMYATMLSAMYIPFMLFLMLLVLRSAAIKFRSSEEMTWWRKIWDIVYFVSNTLIGFLLGVVLGNILQGFELHENFVYKGGIFLTFLNPYALMTGLTTLSIFMTQGAIFLLLKTEGKLHDRLNYLLKKGMVFFIISFATTSLYTLTFLHGVTDKFKEQPIFFILPVLAFLAVANVPRLVSKKRYSQALVFSSLIMAFLLMLVAFQLYPVLLPSTIDPKYSVTIYNAASSQKSLGIMLTIVLIGAPLLAGYFLFLYKTFHGKVKLDDTSY
- a CDS encoding cytochrome ubiquinol oxidase subunit I; amino-acid sequence: MDVEILARIQFAFTVAFHYIYPPLSIGIGLIMVVLEGLYLKTGNKQYEVLTRFWLKIFAITFGIGVATGIIMEFEFGTNWSVYSKYVGDIFGSALAAEGLFAFGLESTFLGILIFGWNRVSPKVHFISTIGVFLGSMFSAIWIVVANSWQQTPAGYHIVGEGLNARAEVTDFWAMVFNPSSIDRIVHVWQGAFLAGAFMVLSVHAYYLLKGRFVEISKKAFKISLLIATIISLMQLVSGHSSADGVAKNQPAKLAAMEGHYDVSKAADLYLLGWVNNEKQEVTGLAIPGGLSYLVHQDFEAPIKGLNAFPKDEIPTQVNAVFQFYHIMVSIGMFLILLTLYASFLWWRGTLFDKKWLLRIFMFSVLLPQIANQVGWFAAEMGRQPWVVYGHLKTSEAFSQEVSSNQILFSLILFLVVYAILFLLFLYSLNKKIKHGPYEESKNPNEFLKYT